A stretch of the Onychomys torridus chromosome 23, mOncTor1.1, whole genome shotgun sequence genome encodes the following:
- the LOC118573339 gene encoding 28S ribosomal protein S33, mitochondrial-like: MASLSEYALCMSHLSAWIFGEVASPTDSKSMKVVNMFSEQPFAKKKETYDWYPNHNMYFVLMGTLPFLGLYRDEHRDFKDGQRCLKKLHGKGKPRKGKEKKGY; the protein is encoded by the coding sequence ATGGCTTCACTTTCAGAATATGCACTGTGTATGTCTCATCTGAGTGCCTGGATCTTTGGTGAAGTGGCCAGTCCTACTGATTCAAAGTCCATGAAAGTGGTGAATATGTTCAGTGAACAGCCCTTTGCCAAAAAGAAAGAGACTTATGACTGGTATCCAAATCATAACATGTATTTTGTGCTCATGGGCACACTCCCTTTCCTTGGCCTTTACAGAGATGAGCATCGGGATTTTAAGGATGGGCAAAGATGTCTAAAGAAACTCCATGGAAAGGGGAaaccaaggaaaggaaaagagaaaaagggctACTAA